Proteins from a genomic interval of Bombyx mori chromosome 8, ASM3026992v2:
- the LOC100188972 gene encoding myosin heavy chain, muscle isoform X6, translating to MPKPVVQEGEDPDPTPYLFVSLEQKRIDQSKPYDGKKACWVPDEKEGFVQGEIKATKGDLVTVNLPGGETKDFKKDQVAQVNPPKYEKCEDMSNLTYLNDASVLYNLKQRYYHKLIYTYSGLFCVAINPYKRFPVYTTRCAKLYRGKRRSEVPPHIFAISDGAYVNMLTNHENQSMLITGESGAGKTENTKKVIAYFATVGASQKKDPSQEKKGSLEDQVVQTNPVLEAFGNAKTVRNDNSSRFGKFIRIHFGPSGKLAGADIETYLLEKARVISQQALERSYHIFYQMMSGSVNGLKEKCLLSNDVHDYYIVSQGKVTIPNVDDGEECILTDQAFDILGFTQEEKDNVYKITAAVMHMGCMKFKQRGREEQAEADGTEDGDKVAKLLGVDCADLYKNLLKPRIKVGNEFVTQGRNKDQVINSVGALCKGIFDRLFKWLVKKCNETLDTKQKRQHFIGVLDIAGFEIFDFNGFEQLCINFTNEKLQQFFNHHMFVLEQEEYQREGIEWTFIDFGMDLQNCIDLIEKPMGILSILEEESMFPKATDQTFVEKLNNNHLGKSAPYLKPKPPKPGCQAAHFAIGHYAGNVGYNITGWLEKNKDPLNDTVVDQFKKGQNKLLVEIFADHPGQSGDASGGAGGKGAGGKRAKGSAFQTVSSLYREQLNNLMTTLRSTQPHFVRCIIPNELKQAGLIDSHLVMHQLTCNGVLEGIRICRKGFPNRMVYPDFKLRYKILCPNLIKEPITPEKATEKILEQTGLDSESFRLGKTKVFFRAGVLGQMEELRDDRLSKIVSWLQAYIRGYLSRKEYKKLQEQRLALQVVQRNLRKYLQLRTWPWWKLWQKVKPLLNVTRIEDEIAKLEEKAQKAQEAFEKEEKLRKEVEALNAKLLEEKTALLANLEGNQGSLAETQERANKLQAQKADLENQLRDTQDRLTQEEDARNQLFQAKKKLEQEVSGLKKDVEDLELSVQKSEQDKATKDHQIRNLNDEIAHQDELINKLNKEKKLQGETNQKTSEELQAAEDKVNHLNKVKQKLEQTLDELEDSLEREKKLRADVEKQRRKVEGDLKLTQEAVADLERNKKELEQTIQRKDKEISSLTAKLEDEQSLVSKLQKQIKELQGRIEELEEEVESERQARAKAEKQRADLARELEELGERLEEAGGATSAQIELNKKREAELSKLRRDLEEANIQHEATLANLRKKHNDAVSEMGEQLDQLNKLKAKAEKERAQYFSEVNDLRAGLDHLSNEKAAQEKIVKQLQHQLNEVQSKADEANRTLNDLDAAKKKLSIENSDLLRQLEEAESQVSQLSKIKVSLTTQLEDTKRLADEEARERATLLGKFRNLEHDLDNIREQVEEEAEGKADLQRQLSKANAEAQLWRSKYESEGVARSEELEEAKRKLQARLAEAEETIESLNQKVVALEKTKQRLATEVEDLQLEVDRATAIANAAEKKQKAFDKIIGEWKLKVDDLAAELDASQKECRNYSTELFRLKGAYEEGQEQLEAVRRENKNLADEVKDLLDQIGEGGRNIHEIEKARKRLEAEKDELQAALEEAEAALEQEENKVLRAQLELSQVRQEIDRRIQEKEEEFENTRKNHQRALDSMQASLEAEAKGKAEALRMKKKLEADINELEIALDHANKANAEAQKNIKRYQAQIKDLQTALEEEQRARDDAREQLGISERRANALQNELEESRTLLEQADRARRQAEQELSDAHEQLNELSAQSASLSAAKRKLESELQTLHSDLDELLNEAKNSEEKAKKAMVDAARLADELRAEQDHAQTQEKLRKALEQQIKELQVRLDEAEANALKGGKKAIQKLEQRVRELENELDGEQRRHADAQKNLRKSERRIKELTFQAEEDRKNHERMQDLVDKLQQKIKTYKRQIEEAEEIAALNLAKFRKAQQELEEAEERADLAEQAISKFRGKGRAGSAARGVSPAPQRSRPALADGFGTFPPRFDLAPEDF from the exons ATGCCGAAACCTGTCGTCCAAGAGGGCGAGGACCCCGATCCGACCCCGTACCTGTTCGTTTCTCTGGAACAGAAGCGTATCGACCAGAGCAAACCTTACGATGGCAAGAAGGCATGCTGGGTGCCTGATGAAAAGGAGGGCTTCGTGCAGGGCGAGATCAAGGCCACCAAGGGAGACCTGGTCACCGTCAACCTGCCCGGTGGCGAG ACTAAAGACTTCAAAAAGGATCAAGTAGCGCAAGTCAACCCGCCCAAGTACGAAAAATGCGAAGATATGTCCAACTTGACATATCTCAACGACGCTTCAGTATTGTATAATTTGAAGCAGAGATATTACCATAAACTCATTTAC ACGTACTCGGGTCTCTTCTGTGTGGCCATCAACCCTTACAAGAGATTCCCCGTGTACACGACACGATGCGCCAAGCTGTACCGTGGCAAGCGTCGTTCGGAAGTGCCACCTCACATCTTCGCCATTTCCGACGGCGCTTACGTCAACATGCTGACCAACCACGAGAATCAATCTATGTTGATTAC CGGTGAGTCTGGTGCTGGTAAGACTGAGAACACGAAGAAGGTAATTGCGTACTTCGCCACTGTCGGTGCCTCCCAGAAGAAGGACCCAAGCCAGGAGAAGAAGGGCTCCCTGGAAGATCAAGTAGTACAAACCAACCCTGTACTTGAAGCGTTCGGTAACGCTAAGACCGTCCGTAACGACAACTCCTCTCGTTTC GGTAAATTCATCCGTATCCATTTCGGTCCATCCGGAAAACTGGCTGGTGCTGACATCGAAACCT ATCTGCTTGAGAAGGCTCGTGTCATCTCCCAGCAAGCTCTTGAGCGTTCTTACCACATCTTCTACCAGATGATGTCCGGCTCCGTCAACGGTCTTAAAG AAAAATGTTTGTTATCCAACGACGTACACGATTACTATATCGTATCTCAGGGTAAGGTTACGATCCCGAACGTGGATGACGGCGAGGAATGTATTTTGACTGAC CAAGCCTTCGACATCCTTGGTTTCACCCAAGAGGAGAAAGACAATGTATACAAGATCACTGCTGCCGTCATGCATATGGGCTGCATGAAGTTCAAGCAGAGGGGTCGCGAGGAGCAGGCCGAGGCTGACGGTACCGAG GACGGTGACAAAGTTGCCAAGCTCCTCGGCGTCGACTGCGCTGACCTGTACAAGAACTTGTTGAAGCCCCGCATCAAGGTCGGAAACGAGTTCGTGACCCAGGGTCGTAACAAGGACCAGGTCATCAACTCCGTTGGTGCCCTCTGCAAGGGTATCTTCGATCGTCTCTTCAAGTGGCTCGTCAAGAAATGTAACGAGACCCTAGACACCAAACAAAAGAGGCAGCACTTCATCGGTGTACTGGATATTGCTGGTTTCGAAATTTTCGAC TTCAACGGTTTTGAGCAACTCTGCATTAACTTCACAAACGAGAAACTGCAGCAGTTCTTTAACCATCACATGTTCGTGCTCGAGCAAGAGGAGTACCAGCGCGAAGGCATCGAATGGACTTTCATTGATTTTGGCATGGACCTCCAAAATTGCATTGACCTTATTGAAAAG CCTATGGGTATCCTCTCCATTCTTGAGGAAGAGTCTATGTTCCCGAAAGCCACCGACCAGACCTTCGTTGAGAAGCTGAACAACAACCACTTGGGCAAATCTGCTCCTTACTTGAAGCCCAAACCCCCCAAGCCAGGTTGCCAAGCTGCTCACTTCGCCATTGGTCACTACGCCGGTAAC GTCGGCTACAACATCACCGGTTGGCTCGAGAAGAACAAGGACCCGCTTAACGACACCGTCGTCGACCAGTTCAAGAAGGGCCAGAACAAACTTCTGGTCGAGATCTTCGCTGATCATCCTGGCCAGTCTGGTGATGCTTCCGGCGGTGCCGGTGGCAAGG gcGCTGGTGGCAAACGCGCTAAGGGTTCTGCCTTCCAGACTGTATCATCACTCTACAGG GAACAACTTAACAACTTGATGACGACGCTGAGATCCACCCAACCTCACTTCGTGCGTTGTATCATTCCCAATGAATTGAAACAGGCTG GTCTCATCGACTCTCACCTTGTGATGCATCAGCTCACCTGTAACGGTGTGCTTGAAGGCATCCGTATTTGCCGTAAAGGTTTCCCCAACAGAATGGTATACCCTGACTTCAAGCTCCG ATACAAAATTCTGTGCCCGAACCTCATCAAAGAACCTATCACACCGGAGAAAGCCACCGAGAAAATTCTCGAACAAACTGGTCTGGATTCGGAATCTTTCAGGCTCGGAAAGACAAAG GTATTCTTCCGCGCTGGTGTCCTGGGTCAGATGGAAGAGCTGCGTGATGACAGGCTCTCCAAGATCGTATCATGGCTCCAGGCTTACATCCGCGGTTACTTGTCCCGTAAGGAGTACAAGAAGCTGCAGGAGCAGAG ATTGGCTCTCCAAGTTGTCCAGCGCAACTTGCGCAAGTACCTGCAACTCCGCACCTGGCCCTGGTGGAAACTGTGGCAGAAGGTCAAGCCTCTCCTCAACGTCACCCGCATCGAGGACGAGATCGCG AAACTCGAGGAGAAGGCACAGAAGGCTCAGGAGGCTTTCGAGAAGGAGGAGAAGCTCCGCAAGGAGGTCGAGGCCCTCAACGCCAAGCTGCTTGAGGAGAAGACCGCCCTGCTCGCCAACCTCGAAGGAAACCAGGGCAGCCTTGCCGAGACCCAGGAGCGCGCTAACAAGCTCCAGGCCCAGAAGGCTGATCTCGAGAACCAACTCAGG GACACCCAAGACCGCCTCACCCAGGAAGAGGATGCCCGTAACCAGCTCTTCCAAGCTAAGAAGAAGCTCGAACAGGAAGTCTCTGGCCTCAAGAAGGATGTCGAGGACTTGGAACTGTCCGTACAGAAGTCCGAACAGGACAAGGCTACCAAGGACCACCAGATCCGCAACTTGAATGATGAGATCGCTCACCAGGATGAGCTCATCAACAAGTTGAACAAGGAGAAGAAACTCCAAGGCGAGACCAACCAGAAGACCTCAGAAGAACTCCAGGCTGCCGAAGACAAGGTCAACCACCTTAACAAGGTCAAGCAAAAGTTGGAGCAGACCCTTGACGAGCTCGAAGACTCTCTGGAGCGCGAAAAGAAACTGCGTGCTGACGTCGAAAAGCAGAGGAGGAAGGTTGAGGGAGACCTCAAGCTCACCCAGGAAGCTGTCGCCGACCTCGAGCGCAACAAGAAGGAACTCGAACAGACCATCCAACGCAAGGACAAGGAAATCTCATCTCTCACCGCCAAACTCGAAGACGAACAGTCCCTGGTCAGCAAGCTCCAGAAACAGATCAAGGAGCTCCAAGGCCGCATCGAGGAGCTCGAAGAGGAAGTCGAGAGCGAGCGCCAGGCTCGCGCTAAGGCTGAGAAACAACGCGCTGACCTCGCTCGTGAACTTGAAGAGCTCGGCGAAAGGCTCGAGGAAGCCGGTGGCGCCACCTCTGCTCAGATCGAACTCAACAAGAAGCGCGAGGCCGAGCTTAGCAAGCTGCGCCGTGACCTCGAGGAGGCCAACATCCAGCACGAAGCCACCCTCGCCAACCTCCGCAAGAAGCACAACGATGCCGTCTCCGAGATGGGTGAGCAGCTCGACCAGCTCAACAAGCTCAAGGCTAA GGCTGAGAAAGAGCGTGCTCAATACTTTAGCGAAGTCAATGACCTCCGTGCCGGTCTCGACCACTTGTCCAACGAAAAG GCTGCACAAGAAAAGATCGTCAAGCAACTGCAGCACCAGCTCAACGAAGTCCAGAGCAAGGCTGACGAAGCCAACCGCACCCTCAACGACCTGGATGCCGCTAAGAAGAAGCTGTCCATCGAGAACTCCGACCTTCTCCGCCAACTGGAGGAGGCCGAGTCCCAGGTGTCTCAGCTCTCCAAGATCAAGGTGTCGCTCACCACACAGCTCGAAGACACCAAGAGGCTCGCCGACGAGGAAGCCAGG GAACGTGCTACCCTTCTTGGCAAGTTCCGCAACTTGGAACACGACTTGGACAACATCCGCGAACAGGTCGAGGAGGAAGCCGAGGGCAAGGCTGATCTTCAACGCCAACTGTCCAAGGCCAACGCTGAGGCTCAACTGTGGCGCTCCAAGTACGAGTCCGAGGGCGTCGCTCGCTCCGAGGAACTCGAAGAGGCCAAGCGCAAGCTCCAGGCTCGTCTCGCCGAAGCCGAGGAGACAATCGAATCCCTCAACCAGAAGGTTGTCGCTCTCGAGAAGACCAAGCAGCGTCTCGCCACCGAGGTCGAGGACCTGCAGCTGGAGGTCGACCGTGCCACTGCTATTGCCAACGCTGCAGAAAAGAAACAGAAGGCCTTCGACAAAATCATCGGAGAATGGAAACTCAAGGTCGACGACCTTGCTGCCGAACTCGATGCCAGCCAGAAGGAATGCCGCAACTACTCCACCGAATTGTTCCGCCTCAAGGGTGCCTACGAAGAAGGCCAGGAACAGCTCGAGGCTGTCCGCCGCGAGAACAAGAACCTTGCCGACGAAGTCAAGGACCTCCTGGACCAGATCGGCGAAGGTGGCCGCAACATCCACGAAATCGAGAAAGCCAGGAAGCGTCTCGAGGCCGAGAAGGACGAGCTCCAGGCCGCCCTCGAAGAGGCCGAAGCGGCTCTCGAACAAGAAGAGAACAAGGTCCTCCGCGCTCAGCTCGAGCTGTCTCAAGTCAGACAGGAGATCGACAGACGCATCCAAGAGAAGGAGGAAGAATTCGAAAACACACGCAAGAACCACCAGCGTGCCCTCGACTCCATGCAGGCTTCCCTCGAAGCCGAGGCTAAGGGCAAGGCTGAGGCGTTGCGCATGAAGAAGAAGCTCGAGGCAGACATCAACGAGCTTGAAATCGCCCTCGACCACGCCAACAAGGCTAACGCCGAGGCCCAGAAGAACATCAAACGCTACCAGGCACAAATCAAGGATCTGCAAACCGCTCTCGAGGAGGAGCAGCGCGCCCGTGACGATGCCCGCGAACAGCTCGGCATCTCGGAGCGTCGCGCCAATGCTCTTCAGAACGAACTGGAAGAGTCCCGCACACTCTTGGAGCAGGCCGACCGCGCCCGCCGCCAGGCCGAGCAGGAACTCAGTGACGCCCACGAGCAACTCAACGAGCTCTCCGCACAGAGCGCTTCCCTCTCTGCCGCCAAGAGGAAACTCGAGTCCGAGCTGCAAACCCTGCACTCCGACCTCGACGAACTTCTCAACGAGGCCAAGAACTCCGAAGAGAAGGCTAAGAAGGCCATGGTCGACGCCGCTCGTCTGGCGGACGAGCTCCGCGCCGAGCAGGATCACGCTCAGACCCAGGAGAAACTCCGCAAGGCTCTCGAGCAACAAATCAAGGAACTCCAAGTTAGGCTCGATGAGGCCGAGGCCAACGCGCTCAAGGGAGGCAAGAAGGCCATCCAGAAACTCGAACAGAGAGTCAGAGAACTCGAGAACGAGCTCGACGGCGAACAGAGGAGGCACGCTGACGCACAGAAGAACTTGCGCAAGTCCGAGAGGCGCATCAAGGAGCTCACCTTCCAGGCAGAAGAAGACCGCAAGAACCACGAACGTATGCAGGACCTCGTCGATAAACTGCAGCAGAAGATCAAGACATACAAGAGGCAGATCGAGGAGGCCGAAGAGATTGCCGCCCTCAACTTGGCTAAGTTCCGCAAGGCGCAACAGGAGCTCGAGGAGGCCGAAGAGAGGGCAGACCTCGCCGAGCAGGCCATCAGCAAGTTCCGCGGCAAGGGACGCGCGGGATCTGCAGCGAGAGGAGTCAGCCCGGCG CCCCAGCGCTCGCGCCCCGCCCTTGCTGACGGCTTCGGCACCTTCCCACCTAGGTTCGACCTGGCGCCCGAAGATTTCTAA